The following are encoded in a window of Oreochromis aureus strain Israel breed Guangdong linkage group 10, ZZ_aureus, whole genome shotgun sequence genomic DNA:
- the cnga2b gene encoding cyclic nucleotide gated channel subunit alpha 2b gives MTGQLAERDRSPHNLSVKTSLEEEIERAESILSRVPSICDDTSSELQRVAALDPHGGNSRNSFQRTGAISRLVSLVVRLREWAHRSLLEEEERPDSFLERFRGPELRTAPSRISNTQLDANGNNAKGIFRKKWDLFVVSPSDDAYYRWLFVIALAVLYNWFLVVARACFDELQVSNYICWLVLDYLSDALYITDTCVRLRTGFLEQGLLVKDHAKLRDSYIRTLQFKLDLLSILPTDLGYISTGIHTPQLRFNRLLRFPRMFEFFDRTETRTNYPNIFRICNLVLYILVIIHWNACIYYAISKSLGFGSDTWVFPNISKPGHSTLTQSYVYCLYWSTLTLTTIGEMPAPVRDEEYVFVVFDFLVGVLIFATIVGNVGSMIANMNATRAEFQARIDAIKHYMHFRKVSRELETRVIKWFDYLWTNKKAVDEQEVLKNLPNKLRAEIAINVHLETLKKVRIFQDCEAGLLVELVLKLRPQVFSPGDYICRKGDIGKEMYIIKEGKLAVVADDGVTQYALLTAGSCFGEISILNIKGSKMGNRRTANIRSLGYSDLFCLSKDDLMEAVTEYPDAKTVLEERGREILMKEGLLDENAQSGGLQKEDTEEKVERLESSLDTLQTRFARLLNEYTHTQQRLKQRVTLLERLLNQTDCCAETNVNDMDEGAGTVTENDSGSVTHTDGSPRRL, from the exons ATGACGGGCCAGCTGGCAGAGAGAGATCGGTCTCCCCACAATCTGTCAGTGAAGACCAGCTTGGAGGAGGAAATCGAGAGAGCAGAGAGCATTCTCAGCAG GGTCCCATCGATCTGTGATGACACATCCTCAGAGCTGCAAAGAGTCGCTGCTCTCGACCCTCATGGAGGCAATTCAAGAAATTCTTTTCAAAGGACCGGAGCCATCTCAAG ACTGGTGAGCCTGGTGGTGAGACTGCGGGAATGGGCACACAGGAGTCttttggaggaggaggagaggccaGACTCTTTCCTGGAACGCTTTCGTGGCCCTGAGCTGAGAACGGCCCCCAGTCGCATCAGCAACACACAACTGGATGCCAATGGCAACAATGCCAAAGGGATCTTTAG GAAAAAGTGGGATTTGTTTGTGGTGTCTCCCTCTGATGACGCATACTACCGCTGGTTATTTGTTATTGCCTTAGCGGTGCTCTACAATTGGTTCCTTGTTGTCGCAAG AGCATGCTTTGACGAACTACAAGTGAGCAACTACATCTGCTGGCTGGTGCTGGACTACCTCTCTGACGCTCTATACATAACAGACACCTGTGTTCGACTCCGGACAG gGTTCCTGGAGCAAGGTTTGCTGGTGAAGGACCACGCCAAGCTAAGAGACAGCTACATCCGTACATTACAGTTTAAGCTTGACTTGCTGTCCATCCTGCCCACTGACCTGGGGTACATCTCCACAGGCATCCATACACCACAGCTCAGGTTTAATCGTCTGCTGCGCTTCCCACGCATGTTTGAATTCTTTGACCGCACAGAGACGCGCACCAACTACCCCAACATCTTCCGCATCTGCAACTTGGTTCTTTACATCCTGGTCATCATTCACTGGAATGCCTGCATCTACTATGCTATATCCAAGTCTTTGGGATTTGGATCAGATACGTGGGTGTTCCCAAACATCTCTAAGCCCGGGCATTCCACCTTGACTCAGAGTTATGTCTACTGTCTCTACTGGTCGACTCTTACCCTTACCACCATTGGAGAGATGCCTGCCCCTGTGCGAGATGAAGAGTACGTTTTTGTGGTCTTTGACTTTCTTGTTGGGGTATTAATCTTTGCTACAATTGTGGGAAATGTCGGCTCTATGATTGCCAACATGAACGCCACTCGTGCCGAATTTCAAGCTCGTATTGATGCCATCAAACACTACATGCACTTCCGCAAAGTCAGCAGAGAACTGGAGACACGTGTCATCAAATGGTTTGACTACCTCTGGACCAACAAGAAAGCAGTAGATGAACAGGAAGTGCTAAAGAATTTGCCAAACAAGCTGCGGGCTGAGATTGCTATTAATGTCCACCTGGAGACCCTGAAGAAAGTACGGATTTTTCAAGACTGTGAGGCAGGTTTGCTGGTGGAGCTTGTGCTTAAACTACGCCCTCAGGTCTTCAGTCCAGGCGACTACATCTGCAGAAAGGGCGACATTGGTAAGGAAATGTATATCATTAAAGAAGGGAAGCTGGCTGTGGTGGCTGATGATGGGGTCACACAGTACGCTCTCCTCACCGCTGGCAGCTGCTTTGGTGAAATCAGCATTTTGAATATCAAAGGTAGTAAAATGGGAAATCGTCGGACAGCCAACATCCGCAGCTTGGGTTACTCTGACCTCTTCTGCCTCTCTAAGGACGACCTGATGGAGGCAGTGACTGAGTATCCAGATGCTAAGACCGTGCTAGAGGAAAGGGGCCGGGAGATTCTGATGAAAGAGGGTCTTCTGGATGAGAACGCTCAGAGTGGCGGGCTACAGAAAGAGGACACAGAGGAGAAGGTGGAACGGTTGGAGTCCTCTTTGGACACCCTTCAGACCCGGTTTGCCCGCCTACTcaatgaatacacacacactcagcaacGGCTAAAGCAGCGTGTCACTCTGCTGGAGCGTCTCCTCAATCAAACAGACTGCTGTGCAGAGACAAATGTGAATGACATGGATGAAGGTGCAGGGACAGTCACTGAAAATGACTCTGGGTCTGTTACCCATACAGATGGATCACCAAGAAGACTTTAG
- the pls3 gene encoding plastin-3: MSAKLTQEEREEIRQIFESYDKNGDGNISKQELGDLLKDIGHPLPGFRLRELIQKLDTDNDEKLNFNEFTSIVDELKAGQISKSFRKAINRKEGILAIGGTSELSSEGTQHSFSEEERYAFVNWINTALEKDPDCQHVLPMDPNTNALFTCVGDGIVLCKMINLSVPDTIDERTINKKKLTPFTIQENLNLALNSASAIGCHVVNIGALDLREGKPHLVLGLLWQIIKIGLFADIELSRNEALAALLRDGETLEDLMKLSPEELLLRWANFHLENAGQKKINNFSSDIKDSRAYFHLLNQISPKGTDEDKPRIDINMAGINEKDDMKRADAMLLQADRLGCRQFVTPADVVSGNPKLNLAFVANLFNKYPALTKPENEDIDWGLLEGETREERTFRNWMNSLGVNPHVNHLYGDLQDALVILQLYDKIKVPVDWNNKVNKPPYPKLGTNMKKLENCNYAVELGKTAKFSLVGIGGQDLNDGNATLTLALVWQLMRRYTLNVLEDLGDGEKVNDDIIVRWVNKTLAEAGKSAKISSFKDREISSSLAVLELIDAIQPGSIDYDLIKTGNLSEDDKLENAKYAISMARKIGARVYALPEDLVEVKPKMVMTVFACLMGRGMKRV; encoded by the exons ATGTCTGCAAAGCTAACACAAGAAGAAAGGGAGGAGATAAGACAGATATTTGAAAGTTACG aTAAGAACGGAGATGGGAATATCTCTAAACAAGAGCTTGGTGACCTTCTTAAAGACATCGGCCATCCGCTGCCAGGATTCAGGCTTCGAGAGCTCATCCAGAAGCTCGATACGGACAATGATGAAAAGCTAAACTTTAACGAGTTTACCTCG ATTGTTGATGAACTGAAGGCCGGCCAGATATCCAAGTCTTTCCGCAAGGCCATCAACAGAAAGGAAGGCATCCTGGCTATTGGAGGGACGTCTGAGTTGTCAAGTGAAGGCACACAACATTCGTTCTCTG AGGAGGAGCGATATGCCTTTGTGAACTGGATCAACACCGCTCTGGAAAAAGACCCTGACTGCCAACATGTTCTGCCCATGGATCCCAACACAAATGCCCTCTTCACGTGTGTTGGAGACGGTATCGTACTCTG CAAAATGATCAACCTGTCAGTGCCTGACACGATTGATGAGAGGACCATAAATAAGAAGAAGCTGACTCCTTTCACAATACAg GAGAATCTTAACCTGGCCCTGAACTCTGCTTCAGCTATTGGGTGCCATGTGGTGAACATCGGTGCTTTAGACCTGAGAGAAGGGAAGCCCCATCTGGTGTTGGGCCTGCTGTGGCAGATCATCAAGATCGGTCTCTTTGCTGACATTGAGCTCAGCAGAAATGAAG CACTGGCGGCATTGCTGAGGGATGGGGAAACTCTCGAGGACCTGATGAAGCTGTCACCAGAAGAACTGCTGTTACGCTGGGCAAACTTTCACCTGGAAAATGCTGGCCAGAAGAAGATCAACAACTTCAGCTCTGACATTAAA GATTCAAGAGCCTATTTCCACCTTCTGAATCAAATCTCTCCAAAAGGCACAGATGAGGATAAGCCACGCATAGACATCAACATGGCAGGAATCAAT gaGAAAGACGACATGAAGAGGGCGGATGCCATGCTGCTGCAGGCTGACAGACTCGGCTGTCGGCAGTTTGTCACCCCAGCTGACGTTGTCAGTGGAAACCCCAAACTCAACCTTGCTTTCGTGGCCAATCTGTTTAATAAATATCCAGCACTGACCAAACCTGAGAATGAGGATATTGACTGGGGACTGTTGGAAG GTGAGACGAGAGAAGAGAGGACGTTCCGAAACTGGATGAACTCCCTGGGAGTGAACCCACATGTGAATCACCTGTATGG AGACCTACAGGACGCCCTGGTCATCCTTCAGCTCTATGATAAGATTAAAGTGCCGGTTGACTGGAACAACAAGGTCAACAAGCCACCATACCCCAAACTGGGAACCAACATGAAAAAG CTGGAGAATTGTAACTATGCAGTGGAACTGGGCAAAACGGCCAAGTTCTCCCTCGTTGGCATCGGCGGGCAGGACCTGAATGATGGCAATGCTACCTTGACTCTAGCACTGGTGTGGCAGTTGATGAGAAg ATATACGCTGAATGTACTGGAGGACCTTGGTGATGGAGAGAAAGTAAATGATGACATCATTGTACGCTGGGTGAACAAAACATTGGCAGAGGCTGGAAAATCAGCCAAGATTTCAAGTTTTAAG GACAGGGAGATCAGCAGCAGTTTGGCAGTACTGGAACTCATAGACGCCATCCAGCCTGGCAGCATTGACTATGATCTGATCAAAACTGGCAACCTCTCTGAAGACGACAAGCTGGAGAATGCCAA ATATGCCATTTCCATGGCGAGGAAGATTGGAGCCCGCGTCTACGCTCTCCCAGAAGACCTCGTGGAGGTCAAGCCCAAAATGGTGATGACTGTCTTTGCCTGCTTGATGGGTCGGGGGATGAAACGAGTCTAA